A section of the Triticum dicoccoides isolate Atlit2015 ecotype Zavitan chromosome 7A, WEW_v2.0, whole genome shotgun sequence genome encodes:
- the LOC119328847 gene encoding probable dolichyl-diphosphooligosaccharide--protein glycosyltransferase subunit 3 yields MAMAIFPRLLLPLLLAAAAASALAAANDLVGELQSLRSRSPAGVIHLTDTSVTRFLSSPAPRPYSVLVFFDATSLHSKTDLHLPQLRREFALLSASFHANNPDSSDLFFADIEFSESQHSFSQFGVNSLPHVRLIRPEHSRLADSEQMDQSHFSRLADSMVEFVEARTGLEVGPIVRPPLVSRNQMILLGLLFLISIPFGIKRIMEGDTLLHDRKLWMAGALFVYFFSVSGGMYGIIRHTPMFITDREDPNKLVFFYQGSGMQLGAEGFAVGFLYTLVGLMIAVMTHLLVKVKSLQTQRFAMLAIMAVGWWAVRKVIYLDNWKTGYGIHTFWPSSWR; encoded by the coding sequence ATGGCCATGGCGATCTtcccccgcctcctcctcccgctcctcctcgcggcggcggccgcctccgccctcgccgccgccaacGACCTGGTCGGCGAGCTCCAGTCCCTCCGCTCCCGCTCCCCCGCCGGCGTGATCCACCTCACCGACACCTCCGTCACCCGCTTCCTCTCCTCGCCGGCCCCGCGCCCCTACTCCGTGCTCGTCTTCTTCGACGCCACCTCGCTCCACTCCAAGACCGACCTCCACCTCCCCCAGCTCCGCCGCGAGTTCGCGCTCCTCTCCGCCTCCTTCCACGCCAACAACCCCGACTCCTCCGACCTCTTCTTCGCCGACATCGAGTTCTCCGAGTCGCAGCACTCCTTCTCCCAGTTCGGCGTCAACTCCCTCCCCCACGTCCGCCTCATCCGCCCGGAGCACTCCCGCCTCGCCGACTCCGAGCAGATGGACCAGTCCCACTTCTCCCGCCTCGCCGACTCCATGGTCGAGTTCGTGGAGGCCCGCACCGGCCTCGAGGTCGGCCCCATCGTCCGCCCGCCTCTCGTCTCCCGCAACCAGATGATCCTGCTCGGCCTCCTGTTCCTGATCTCCATCCCGTTCGGGATCAAGAGGATCATGGAAGGGGACACCCTGCTTCATGACCGCAAGCTTTGGATGGCCGGGGCGCTGTTCGTCTACTTCTTCAGCGTCTCAGGGGGCATGTACGGGATCATCAGGCATACGCCCATGTTCATCACGGACCGGGAGGATCCAAACAAGCTCGTCTTCTTCTACCAGGGTTCGGGGATGCAGCTCGGCGCAGAGGGGTTTGCCGTGGGTTTCCTGTACACCCTCGtggggctgatgatagctgtgatgACACACTTGCTGGTGAAGGTGAAGAGCCTGCAGACACAGCGATTTGCGATGCTGGCAATCATGGCGGTTGGGTGGTGGGCAGTCAGGAAGGTGATTTACCTGGATAACTGGAAGACTGGATATGGCATTCATACCTTCTGGCCAAGTAGCTGGAGGTAA